One Notolabrus celidotus isolate fNotCel1 chromosome 18, fNotCel1.pri, whole genome shotgun sequence DNA window includes the following coding sequences:
- the LOC117829912 gene encoding carbohydrate sulfotransferase 3-like, translated as MRIKYTISVVFFVTLVIIEKENNIISRVSDKLALKQTPQTPLQVSGSSHVLLKNNGSLAQLHKLDPAFTLMKRRLENYSEHQGLATRGRKHILLLATTRTGSSFVGEFFNQQGDNMFYLFEPLWHVEKMLTLETGGTNATASAKAYRDVLRKLFLCDFSLLESFIEPLPVDHITPNLFRRESSSSLCEEPVCSPVVKGVFERYRCKTRRCGPLNLTMASQSCLQKEHRAIKSVRVRQLETLRPLAEDPRLDVRFIQLVRDPRAVLASRMVAFAAKYKNWKQWAMNGDVPIDDDEVRKLKGNCDNIRMSAEIGLRQPPWLRRRYMLVRYEDIARFPMRKATEMYKLAGIPFTPQVKSWILKNTQASKEASGVYSTQKNSSEQVEKWRFSLPFKIAQVVQRVCGPTLKLFGYKFVSSEEMLTNKSISLIEDKVFNFL; from the exons ATGAGGATCAAATACACAATATCCGTCGTCTTTTTTGTGACACTTGTTATCATTGAGAAGGAAAACAACATTATATCAAG GGTGTCAGACAAGCTTGCCCTCAAGCAGACCCCCCAGACCCCTCTACAGGTCAGTGGTTCTTCTCACGTACTGCTGAAGAACAATGGTTCCCTCGCCCAACTTCATAAGCTGGACCCTGCCTTCACCTTGATGAAGCGGCGCCTAGAGAACTACAGTGAGCACCAGGGGCTGGCGACACGAGGCAGGAAACACATCCTCCTCTTAGCCACCACCAGGACAGGTTCATCATTCGTAGGAGAGTTCTTCAACCAGCAGGGTGACAACATGTTCTACCTGTTCGAGCCGTTGTGGCACGTGGAGAAGATGCTGACCCTGGAGACGGGCGGCACAAATGCCACAGCATCAGCGAAAGCGTACCGGGATGTGCTCAGGAAGCTTTTCCTGTGTGACTTTTCTCTGCTGGAGAGCTTTATTGAACCCCTACCTGtggaccacatcaccccaaaCCTCTTCCGCAGGGAGTCCAGCAGCTCTTTGTGTGAGGAGCCGGTCTGCAGCCCAGTTGTCAAAGGGGTCTTTGAGCGTTATCGCTGCAAGACAAGACGCTGTGGGCCCCTCAATTTGACAATGGCGTCACAGTCCTGTCTTCAGAAGGAGCACAGGGCGATCAAGTCAGTTAGGGTGCGCCAGTTAGAGACCCTTCGTCCTCTAGCTGAGGATCCACGCCTTGACGTGAGGTTCATTCAGCTGGTGCGGGATCCTCGGGCTGTTCTTGCCTCACGTATGGTGGCCTTTGCTGCCAAATACAAAAACTGGAAGCAGTGGGCTATGAATGGAGATGTACccattgatgatgatgaggtgAGGAAGCTGAAAGGGAACTGCGACAACATCAGGATGTCAGCGGAGATCGGCCTCAGGCAGCCACCATGGTTGCGAAGGCGGTACATGCTGGTGCGGTATGAGGACATAGCCCGGTTCCCCATGAGAAAGGCTACAGAAATGTACAAGCTGGCTGGAATCCCATTCACTCCACAAGTGAAATCCTGGATCCTGAAAAACACCCAGGCCTCCAAAGAGGCCAGTGGTGTTTACTCTACACAGAAAAACTCCTCAGAGCAAGTCGAGAAATGGAGGTTCAGTTTACCGTTCAAAATAGCCCAGGTTGTCCAGAGGGTTTGTGGACCAACGCTGAAGCTTTTTGGGTATAAATTTGTAAGCAGCGAAGAAATGCTTACGAATAAGTCAATTAGCTTAATTGAGGACAAAGTGTTCAACTTTCTATAG
- the ghitm gene encoding growth hormone-inducible transmembrane protein: MLVARLTCLRNVPLAGLRPVLSQSSPALRTPILKTYSPLLRPQQGLSSKARFGFRRVKTARDQFKDAAFEPTDTAIKIDSMGRMVLAGGAAVGLGALCYYGLGMSNEIGAIEKAVIWPQYVKDRIHSTYMYFAGSVGFTALSAVAVSRTPALMGLMMRGSWLAIGATFAAMIGAGMLVRSISYEHSPMPKHLAWMLHASVMGAVIAPLTLLGGPLMMRAAWYTAGIVGGLSTVAMCAPSEKFLNMGGPLAVGFGVVFASSIGSMFLPPTSTFGAGLYSVAIYGGLVLFSMFLLYDTQKVIKRAETHPLYGVQKYDPINACMGIYMDTMNIFMRLVMILSNGGGGRRK; encoded by the exons ATGTTGGTGGCGAGGCTGACATGCCTGAGGAATGTCCCGCTCGCCGGGCTCCGACCTGTGCTGTCTCAGAGTTCTCCTGCTCTGAGAACACCCATCCTGAAGACCTACTCCCCTCTGCTAAGGCCCCAGCAG GGATTATCCTCCAAGGCCAGATTTGGGTTCCGTCGTGTGAAGACAGCCAGAGACCAGTTCAAAGATGCAGCTTTCGAACCAACAGATACCGCCATCAAAA TTGACAGCATGGGAAGAATGGTCCTTGCTGGAGGTGCAGCTGTTGGCCTGGGAGCTCTGTGTTATTATGGACTCGGCATGTCCAATGAAATCGGTGCCATTGAGAAAGCAGT GATCTGGCCTCAGTATGTGAAGGACAGAATCCACTCCACCTACATGTACTTTGCAGGCAGCGTTGGATTCACAGCTCTGTCAGCTGTAGCAGTGAGCAGGACTCCGGCACTTATGGGTCTGATGATGAGAGGATCTTGGCTG GCTATTGGAGCAACTTTTGCAGCCATGATTGGTGCCGGCATGCTGGTCAGGTCCATTTCATATGAGCACAGCCCAATGCCCAAACACTTGGCTTGGATGTTACATGCAA gTGTGATGGGTGCCGTCATCGCTCCCCTCACTCTCCTGGGAGGACCTCTGATGATGAGGGCTGCCTGGTACACAGCAGGCATCGTGGGAGGTCTGTCCACTGTGGCTATGTGCGCCCCAAGTGAGAAGTTCCTCAACATGGGCGGGCCATTGGCTGTCGGCTTTGGGGTGGTTTTTGCTTCTTCTATTG GGTCAATGTTCCTGCCGCCCACCTCAACATTCGGAGCAGGTCTGTACTCCGTAGCCATTTACGGAGGCCTGGTCCTGTTCAGCATGTTCCTCCTCTATGACACACAGAAGGTCATcaagagagcagagacacacccACTCTACGGCGTGCAGAAATATGACCCCATTAACGC GTGTATGGGGATCTACATGGACACTATGAACATCTTCATGAGACTGGTGATGATTCTGTCAAATGGTGGCGGCGGCAGAAGGAAGTAA